A window from Microbacterium profundi encodes these proteins:
- a CDS encoding MarR family winged helix-turn-helix transcriptional regulator: MTDSDDLLKLENQLCFALVTAARNVVAIYRPILEPLGLTHPQYLVMLALWERSPRTLNDLAADLALDPATASPLVKRLEKEGLIARERSSEDERRLDIRLTPIGQQLRQRALDVPRQVMAAVHMDIEQVATLRDGLSPFAGRSPVESVRTS, from the coding sequence GTGACGGATTCCGACGACCTCCTCAAACTCGAGAACCAGCTGTGCTTCGCACTCGTGACCGCGGCGCGCAACGTCGTGGCGATCTACCGCCCGATCCTCGAGCCGCTCGGGCTCACGCATCCGCAGTACCTCGTGATGCTCGCGCTCTGGGAGCGTTCACCGCGCACGCTCAACGATCTCGCCGCGGATCTCGCGCTGGATCCGGCGACGGCATCGCCGCTGGTCAAGCGTCTCGAGAAGGAAGGGCTGATCGCGCGTGAGCGCAGCAGTGAGGACGAGCGACGTCTCGACATCCGACTCACCCCGATCGGGCAGCAGCTGCGGCAGCGGGCACTCGACGTTCCGCGACAGGTGATGGCAGCTGTGCACATGGACATCGAGCAGGTAGCCACCCTGCGCGACGGGTTGTCCCCATTCGCGGGTCGCAGTCCGGTCGAGAGTGTACGTACGTCCTAG